From the Roseofilum casamattae BLCC-M143 genome, one window contains:
- a CDS encoding Uma2 family endonuclease produces the protein MSVLQKRLFTVEEYYKMGLTGILRSGDRVELIEGEIIQMSPIGPVHAACVDRLTELLLSQLSGRAKVRGQNPIRLNDTSEPEPDVCVVRPRTDFYRDGHPQPQDVFLVVEVADSTVRGDREIKIPLYARSQIPEVWLLNLPEQCLEVYRDPTPEGYRQVQRLQEGDIVTLQSFPDIQFTIEQLLG, from the coding sequence ATGTCCGTTTTACAGAAGCGGCTGTTTACGGTAGAAGAATATTATAAGATGGGTCTAACTGGAATTTTGCGGTCAGGCGATCGCGTCGAGTTAATTGAAGGAGAAATTATTCAGATGTCGCCTATTGGTCCAGTTCATGCTGCTTGTGTCGATCGCCTGACCGAATTACTCTTATCACAATTAAGCGGAAGAGCCAAAGTAAGAGGCCAAAATCCCATACGGTTAAACGACACCTCCGAACCGGAACCGGATGTCTGCGTGGTGCGTCCTCGCACTGATTTTTATCGAGACGGACATCCCCAACCCCAAGATGTATTCCTGGTGGTAGAAGTAGCAGATTCAACCGTAAGAGGCGATCGCGAAATCAAAATTCCCTTGTATGCGCGATCGCAAATTCCAGAAGTGTGGCTGCTTAATCTGCCGGAACAGTGCTTAGAAGTTTATCGAGACCCAACTCCAGAAGGGTATCGGCAGGTACAACGGTTGCAAGAGGGAGATATTGTGACTCTGCAATCCTTTCCAGATATCCAGTTTACTATCGAACAATTACTGGGATAG